One genomic region from Neospora caninum Liverpool complete genome, chromosome V encodes:
- a CDS encoding Heat shock protein 17.4, related encodes MSSSSGSSADSSRPQEGQRQGQEGAGLPRQHHGDEYLVRSNPLLVPSIMPQLSTMDRLYAEMMDDMSRIHHEMNRFYHQHFNSVAPFMQGAQPQACEGRPWWRPSSWFQRNASHAPMALERGSHPEVNDLRGGQMVPASGGQEPASAAPWDVMPFGWGSRGGLSTGSMPRVDMRDTGAEFVVQADVPGMDRENLRVDVHDGVLRISGAQREEKKQQEEGFYLQERSQSSFSRSFILPEKVKEDEIKASLTNGVLQVHVPKETPTEPPAIRNITIE; translated from the coding sequence ATGTCAAGCTCCTCAGGTTCTTCAGCGGACTCGAGCAGGCCGCAAGAGGGCCAGCGGCAAGGTCAAGAGGGTGCGGGCCTCCCACGGCAACATCATGGGGACGAGTACCTTGTGCGCAGCAATCCTCTGCTCGTGCCCTCGATTATGCCCCAGCTGAGCACAATGGATCGCCTGTATGCCGAGATGATGGATGACATGAGCCGTATCCACCATGAAATGAATCGATTCTACCACCAACACTTTAACTCGGTCGCTCCCTTTATGCAAGGTGCCCAGCCGCAGGCCTGTGAGGGCCGTCCATGGTGGCGGCCGTCATCCTGGTTCCAGCGAAATGCTTCGCATGCCCCCATGGCACTCGAAAGAGGTTCGCACCCGGAAGTAAACGACTTGAGGGGAGGTCAGATGGTCCCAGCGTCTGGTGGGCAAGAACCCGCCAGTGCAGCACCCTGGGATGTGATGCCTTTTGGCTGGGGCAGCCGTGGCGGTCTCAGTACCGGATCTATGCCGAGAGTCGATATGAGGGACACAGGTGCGGAGTTTGTGGTTCAGGCCGATGTCCCAGGAATGGATCGCGAGAACCTGCGAGTCGACGTCCATGACGGCGTGCTGAGGATCAGCGGCGCCcagagggaggaaaaaaagcaaCAAGAGGAGGGATTCTATCTGCAAGAGCGTAGCcagtcttccttctctcgttcgttCATTCTCCCCGAAAAGGTCAAGGAAGACGAAATCAAGGCGTCTCTTACAAATGGTGTTCTCCAGGTCCATGTCCCTAAGGAGACTCCGACAGAGCCACCGGCAATCCGAAACATTACCATCGAATAG